The following are encoded together in the Tripterygium wilfordii isolate XIE 37 chromosome 3, ASM1340144v1, whole genome shotgun sequence genome:
- the LOC119986460 gene encoding DELLA protein GAI-like gives MKRDHPDPDSCGNTSYGSKGKMWEESQDAGGVDELLAVLGYKVRSSDMADVAQKLERLEMVMDSAQEDGISHLACDTIHYNPSDLSGWVHSMLSELNTTNLDPGLDPLLGPTNSSISQRQHHSRVYPDDSDLSAIPGPVVLSQPESEIENGRKRMRTSIGSDSAALVVPQIQSSSASTIAVSDGTDDSSESARPVVLIDSQETGVRLVHTLMACAEAVQQENLKFADALVKHVGILAASQAGAMRKVATYFAEALARRIYKIYPQDCLDSSSNDILQMHFYESCPYLKFAHFTANQAILEAFATANSVHVIDFGLKQGMQWPALMQALALRPGGPPSFRLTGIGPPQQDNTDALQQVGWKLAQLAERIGVEFQFRGFVANSLADLEANMLEIRPAEVEAVAVNSVFELHPLLTRPGGIEKVLSSMKALKPKIVTVVEQEANHNGPVFVDRFTEALHYYSSLFDSLEGSSGLAAPSQDLVMSELYLGRQICNVVACEGPDRVERHETLTQWRSRMESAGFEAVHLGSNAFKQASMLLALFGGGDGYRVEENDGCLMLGWHTRPLIATSAWQLHNESSELSGLTQHNSSTF, from the coding sequence ATGAAGAGAGATCACCCAGACCCAGATAGTTGTGGTAATACTAGCTATGGCAGTAAGGGTAAGATGTGGGAGGAAAGCCAAGATGCAGGTGGCGTCGATGAGTTGTTGGCGGTTTTGGGTTACAAGGTTCGGTCCTCTGACATGGCTGATGTGGCACAGAAGCTTGAGCGGCTTGAGATGGTCATGGATTCTGCTCAAGAGGATGGGATTTCTCATCTTGCTTGCGATACTATTCACTATAATCCTTCCGATCTGTCTGGATGGGTGCATAGCATGCTCTCCGAGCTCAACACTACCAATCTTGATCCGGGTCTGGATCCTCTGCTTGGCCCAACGAATTCCTCCATTTCTCAACGGCAACATCACTCTCGCGTTTATCCGGATGATTCTGATCTTAGTGCAATCCCTGGTCCCGTCGTTCTCTCCCAACCTGAATCAGAAATTGAAAATGGCAGGAAGAGAATGAGAACTTCAATTGGGTCTGATTCTGCGGCGCTCGTGGTACCACAAATACAATCCTCATCTGCTTCAACAATTGCAGTTTCCGATGGTACTGATGATTCGTCCGAATCAGCCCGACCCGTGGTGTTAATTGACTCTCAGGAGACAGGTGTCCGGCTGGTCCACACCCTCATGGCTTGTGCAGAGGCAGTTCAACAGGAAAATTTGAAGTTCGCGGATGCACTGGTGAAGCACGTTGGGATCCTGGCGGCTTCACAAGCCGGCGCGATGAGGAAGGTCGCCACATACTTCGCCGAAGCCTTGGCTCGCCGGATTTACAAGATTTACCCTCAAGACTGCCTCGATTCCTCAAGTAATGATATACTCCAGATGCACTTCTACGAGAGCTGTCCGTATCTAAAATTCGCTCACTTCACCGCCAATCAAGCCATTCTCGAAGCTTTTGCAACGGCAAACAGCGTCCACGTCATCGATTTCGGGCTCAAACAGGGGATGCAATGGCCGGCACTCATGCAAGCACTAGCATTACGACCCGGCGGCCCACCGTCTTTTCGGTTGACGGGGATCGGACCACCACAGCAGGATAACACCGATGCGCTACAACAAGTTGGGTGGAAACTAGCCCAACTCGCCGAAAGAATTGGGGTCGAATTCCAGTTTCGTGGATTCGTCGCGAATAGCTTGGCGGATCTGGAAGCGAATATGCTCGAGATCCGACCCGCAGAGGTGGAGGCGGTGGCGGTTAACTCGGTATTCGAGCTTCACCCCTTACTCACTCGTCCCGGTGGGATTGAGAAGGTACTTTCATCAATGAAAGCCTTGAAACCCAAAATCGTTACCGTGGTCGAACAAGAAGCGAACCACAACGGTCCGGTTTTTGTAGACCGGTTCACGGAGGCACTGCATTATTACTCGAGCTTGTTTGACTCGTTGGAGGGGTCGTCCGGGTTGGCGGCGCCGAGTCAAGACCTGGTAATGTCGGAGTTATACTTGGGGAGACAGATATGCAACGTGGTGGCATGTGAAGGGCCGGACCGAGTTGAACGACACGAGACGTTAACTCAGTGGCGGAGTCGGATGGAATCGGCGGGGTTCGAGGCGGTTCATTTGGGATCGAACGCTTTCAAGCAAGCAAGCATGTTGTTGGCTCTGTTCGGTGGCGGTGATGGGTACAGAGTGGAAGAGAATGATGGGTGTTTAATGCTGGGGTGGCACACACGGCCGCTTATCGCCACCTCCGCTTGGCAACTCCATAACGAGTCAAGCGAGTTGAGCGGACTGACTCAACATAACTCGTCTACTTTTTAA
- the LOC119985996 gene encoding GDP-L-galactose phosphorylase 1-like — MLTIKRVATVLSNYQEENPQTSTVGCGRNCLGKCCLPSSKLPLYAFKNDGKDSTNNGTENLMERQKLTSFLHNLLLGQWEDRRSRGLFLYDVTACDSKIISGKYGFIAQLNEGRHLKKRPTEFRVDQVLQPFDDSKFNFTKVGQEEVLFRFERSNDRESHFYPCMPVTADSSSPNVVAINVSPIEYGHVLLIPRVSECLHQRIDHESFLLALTMAREAADPFFRLGYNSFGAFATINHLHFQAYYLAVRFPVEKAPTQIITRMAGQGQQDRGVIVSNLLDYPVRGLVFEGEGENTTRDLSNAVASSCISLQNNNIPFNVLISDCGNRIFLFPQCYSEKQALGEVNQEILDTHVNPAVWEISGHIVLKQKKNYDDASEAYAWRLLAEASLSETRFREVKALILEALRLEEVDTEETSRSEDEEIICKEPYFESAQHLPQDCMILL; from the exons ATGCTTACGATTAAGAGGGTTGCGACGGTCCTTTCCAACTACCAGGAGGAGAATCCTCAGACTTCAACAGTTGGTTGCGGCCGGAATTGCCTTGGAAAATGCTGCTTACCAT CATCAAAGTTACCACTGTATGCGTTCAAGAATGATGGCAAGGATTCGACAAATAATGGGACTGAAAATTTGATGGAGAGGCAGAAGCTCACATCATTCCTGCACAATTTGTTGCTGGGACAATGGGAGGACCGAAGGAGCAGAGGCCTTTTCCTCTATGATGTAACAGCATGTGACTCAAAGATTATTTCTGGAAAATATGGTTTTATCGCTCAACTGAATGAGGGAAGGCACCTCAAGAAACGACCCACTGAGTTCAGGGTCGACCAGGTCCTTCAGCCCTTTGATGACAGCAAGTTCAATTTCACCAAAGTTGGGCAAGAGGAAGTACTTTTCAGATTTGAGCGAAGCAATGACCGAGAGAGCCATTTCTACCCCTGCATGCCTGTCACCGCCGATTCAAGCTCACCTAACGTTGTTGCCATCAAT GTGAGCCCGATTGAGTATGGACACGTTCTTCTCATACCTCGAGTTTCAGAATGCTTGCATCAGAGGATTGATCACGAGAGCTTCCTACTTGCACTTACCATGGCCAGAGAAGCGGCAGATCCTTTCTTTAGGTTAGGTTACAACAGCTTTGGTGCTTTCGCCACTATTAATCACCTCCATTTCCAGGCATATTATTTAGCAGTTCGCTTCCCGGTTGAGAAAGCACCAACACAAATAATAACGAGGATGGCAGGACAAGGACAGCAAGATAGAGGTGTGATTGTTTCTAATCTATTGGACTACCCTGTACGTGGTCTTGTTTTCGAGGGTGAGGGTGAGAATACGACGAGGGATTTATCAAATGCCGTTGCTAGTTCTTGCATTTCCCTACAGAACAACAACATACCCTTCAACGTCCTCATCTCTGATTGCGGGAACCGAATATTTTTGTTTCCTCAG TGTTATTCGGAGAAACAGGCGCTGGGAGAAGTAAACCAGGAGATTCTAGATACTCACGTTAACCCCGCAGTTTGGGAGATAAGTGGACATATAGTTCTAAAGCAGAAGAAGAATTACGACGATGCATCAGAAGCATATGCATGGCGACTTCTTGCTGAAGCTTCTTTGTCGGAAACCAGGTTTCGAGAGGTTAAGGCTCTTATCTTGGAAGCATTGAGGTTGGAGGAGGTTGATACGGAGGAGACCAGCAgaagtgaggatgaagaaatCATCTGTAAAGAACCTTATTTTGAATCTGCTCAGCATCTGCCTCAAGATTGTATGATTTTGCTGTAA